The following proteins are encoded in a genomic region of Nicotiana sylvestris chromosome 4, ASM39365v2, whole genome shotgun sequence:
- the LOC104244208 gene encoding protein LIKE COV 2-like, translated as MAEDKKESTSSSPLQEDPEDPVKSAPSSPNSSTRKACYAVLQSWVSKKFMTGCVVLFPVAVTFFITWWFIQFVDGFFSPIYERLGIDIFGLGFVTSITFIFFVGIFASSWLGSTVFWIGEWFIKRMPFVKHIYSASKQISSAISPDQNTNAFKEVAIIRHPRIGEYAIGFITSSVVLQRDDGDEELCSIFVPTNHLYIGDVFLVNSNDIIRPNLSVREGIEIIVSVGMSMPQVISPIERITRQSDRIPLNRMLK; from the exons ATGGCGGAAGATAAGAAAGAGTCAACGTCAAGTTCGCCTCTCCAAGAAGATCCCGAAGATCCCGTCAAATCCGCTCCTTCTTCCCCCAATTCCTCCACTCGCAAG GCTTGCTATGCTGTTCTTCAAAGTTGGGTGTCAAAGAAGTTCATGACTGGATG CGTGGTCCTCTTCCCTGTGGCTGTTACATTTTTCATCACTTGGTGGTTTATTCAATTTGTTGATGGTTTCTTCAGCCCCATATATGAAAGACTTGGTATTGATATATTTG GCCTTGGATTTGTGACATCGATAACCTTCATATTCTTTGTCGGTATTTTTGCTTCATCATGGCTGGGTTCAACAGTTTTTTGGATAGGGGAATGGTTTATAAAGAGAATGCCCTTCGTTAAGCATATATACTCTGCATCCAAGCAAATTAGTTCTGCTATTTCACCAG ACCAGAATACTAATGCTTTCAAGGAAGTTGCTATAATTCGCCATCCCCGAATTGGTGAATATGCGATTGGTTTCATAACATCGTCAGTTGTTCTCCAG AGAGATGATGGGGATGAAGAGTTGTGCAGCATTTTTGTCCCTACAAATCATTTGTATATAGGGGATGTATTTCTGGTTAATTCCAATGATATCATCAGGCCAAATTTGTCTGTGCGAGAAGGCATAG AGATCATTGTTTCTGTGGGAATGTCAATGCCGCAGGTGATTTCTCCTATAGAAAGGATCACACGACAGAGCGACCGGATCCCTCTAAACAGAATGTTAAAGTAA
- the LOC138890028 gene encoding uncharacterized protein, with amino-acid sequence MALGGEANAITNPQDHDMIMEIPYEDKKKNLSNDDHMTGRTKKLKKLIKELEETFISNNTQDIRTMLARTKAEFASLLILQEKVLRQKARVKWLDEGDANTAYLHGVINDRRRKISIHKIKNEEGEWIEGTNDVVSATVQFFQKMFQADNIVENSQILNIVKKVVTEAENAALTAMSSLREVKDCIFSIDLDSAPDPDGLSAKFY; translated from the exons ATGGCCTTGGGTGGGGAAGCAAATGCTATCACTAATCCCCAAGACCATGATATGATTATGGAAATACCATAtgaagataagaaaaaaaatTTATCCAATGATGATCATATGACAGGGAG AACAAAGAAGTTGAAAAAGCTTATTAAGGAACTTGAAGAGACATTTATTTCAAATAATACTCAAGATATTAGGACCATGTTGGCTAGAACTAAAGCTGAATTCGCTAGTTTATTGATTCTTCAGGAGAAAGTTCTAAGACAAAAAGCTAGGGTCAAATGGTTAGATGAAGGAGATGCCAACACAGCTTACTTACATGGAGTCATTAATgatagaagaagaaaaatctCCATACACAAAATTAAAAATGAGGAAGGAGAATGGATAGAGGGCACCAATGATGTAGTAAGTGCAACTGTCCAGTTCTTTCAAAAGATGTTTCAAGCTGATAATATTGTAGAAAACTCTCAGATTCTAAATATAGTGAAGAAGGTGGTTACTGAAGCTGAAAATGCTGCTCTGACAGCTATGTCGTCCCTCCGGGAGGTTAAAGACTGCATATTCTCTATTGATCTTGACAGTGCACCAGACCCTGATGGCTTAAGTGCTAAATTCTATTAA